One genomic region from Homalodisca vitripennis isolate AUS2020 chromosome 6, UT_GWSS_2.1, whole genome shotgun sequence encodes:
- the LOC124364606 gene encoding Krueppel homolog 1-like isoform X2 produces the protein MVGLGLFNPDMSPVTEDGRLRECLPVGSDCTLSPLLPTTQTAPATTTTVEELSVKRVVCSPDLPVFTITPAVEEAAVDSSTSVPEKVFQCTFCNKTFDQKNTFQNHLRSHGKEGEDPYQCNFCGKSFAVPARLTRHYRTHTGEKPYQCEYCKKSFSVKENLSVHRRIHTKERPYKCDICERAFEHSGKLHRHMRIHTGERPHKCTVCSKTFIQSGQLVIHMRTHTGEKPYVCKSCGKGFTCSKQLKVHNRTHTGEKPYACEICGKSFGYNHVLKLHLVAHYGEKVYKCTICNETFTSKKSMESHIKSHSESAVDVRGEDDVRSPGLAESSCASSTSDKENHNKDLEAEVIKIQTSVSSSVTRQSYEATSSQPHPNMRELVQYLYPRMERNMQHPPSSGLNPALLAAAAAEYEGRHITNWNDDRNHNTGLIQVIETTSLPVTEPPVYLIPDPLATIHRRQPSYNFTLPQPPEYMENQQVIINFPIEDKMTEEEIKIMSDLSRRESNDPLTPPSSNPVSPSPSSSPDPLDLAILPRDELTLPPRKRKINFKPEVMETSEPEVSAVRHSSVIQFARAS, from the coding sequence ATGGTGGGACTGGGATTGTTCAACCCGGATATGTCTCCAGTCACGGAGGACGGGCGACTACGAGAGTGCTTGCCGGTGGGATCTGACTGTACGCTCAGCCCTCTACTGCCCACGACGCAGACAGCTCCGGCAACCACCACCACGGTAGAGGAGTTGTCCGTCAAGAGAGTTGTCTGTAGTCCTGACCTCCCTGTGTTTACCATCACTCCAGCCGTCGAGGAGGCAGCCGTCGACTCTTCAACGTCTGTTCCTGAGAAAGTGTTTCAGTGTACATTCTGTAATAAGACTTTTGATCAAAAAAATACGTTCCAAAACCACCTTCGCTCTCACGGGAAGGAAGGAGAGGACCCTTATCAGTGTAACTTCTGTGGGAAAAGTTTTGCGGTGCCGGCTCGTTTGACTAGACACTACCGTACACACACCGGCGAGAAGCCCTATCAGTGTGAGTACTGCAAGAAGTCCTTTTCCGTGAAGGAGAACCTCAGTGTGCATCGGAGAATCCACACGAAGGAAAGACCTTACAAGTGCGATATCTGTGAGCGAGCGTTCGAACACAGTGGTAAGCTACACCGCCACATGCGTATACACACGGGTGAGCGTCCCCACAAGTGTACTGTCTGTTCCAAGACGTTCATCCAGAGCGGGCAGCTGGTAATCCACATGCGGACCCACACCGGAGAGAAACCGTACGTGTGTAAGTCATGTGGTAAGGGCTTCACCTGTTCCAAGCAGCTCAAGGTTCATAACAGGACCCACACAGGAGAAAAACCATACGCTTGTGAAATCTGTGGGAAGAGTTTCGGATACAATCACGTCCTGAAACTTCATCTCGTCGCTCATTACGGCGAGAAAGTATACAAGTGCACCATCTGTAACGAGACATTCACATCCAAAAAGTCAATGGAAAGTCACATCAAAAGTCATTCAGAATCGGCGGTCGATGTGAGAGGTGAAGATGATGTTAGATCTCCTGGACTAGCCGAGTCGTCGTGTGCATCATCGACCAGTGACAAAGAAAATCATAATAAAGACTTGGAGGCAGAAGTTATCAAAATACAAACATCGGTTTCCAGTTCGGTGACGAGACAGAGTTACGAGGCTACGTCCAGCCAACCTCATCCAAACATGCGTGAGCTCGTTCAGTATTTGTACCCACGCATGGAGCGCAATATGCAGCACCCACCTTCGTCCGGGCTGAATCCTGCACTCCTGGCTGCAGCCGCTGCTGAGTACGAGGGGAGACATATAACCAACTGGAACGATGACCGTAATCACAACACTGGACTGATCCAGGTGATAGAGACGACATCTCTTCCAGTTACCGAACCTCCGGTATACCTTATACCGGACCCCCTCGCTACGATTCATCGGAGGCAACCTTCCTACAACTTCACCCTCCCACAACCCCCTGAGTACATGGAAAACCAGcaagtaattataaatttccCTATTGAGGACAAAATGACGGAGGAGGAGATCAAAATTATGAGTGATCTATCTCGTCGTGAATCGAACGATCCTCTAACCCCTCCGAGCAGCAATCCCGTGAGTCCATCACCATCTTCTTCTCCCGACCCTCTGGACTTGGCCATACTCCCTCGAGATGAACTGACACTTCCCCCACGAAAACGGAAGATCAACTTCAAACCCGAAGTGATGGAGACTTCCGAACCCGAAGTGAGTGCTGTGCGACATAGCTCTGTCATCCAGTTCGCTCGGGCATCGTAA
- the LOC124364606 gene encoding Krueppel homolog 1-like isoform X1 has translation MHHDVTASPPSPPWQSLLSSPSLLEFPRAGESWTCHHHSVPLWVSSSTTMAEIWDRTHKEWIKNLRIFYKQNDTIWNRVSEMVGLGLFNPDMSPVTEDGRLRECLPVGSDCTLSPLLPTTQTAPATTTTVEELSVKRVVCSPDLPVFTITPAVEEAAVDSSTSVPEKVFQCTFCNKTFDQKNTFQNHLRSHGKEGEDPYQCNFCGKSFAVPARLTRHYRTHTGEKPYQCEYCKKSFSVKENLSVHRRIHTKERPYKCDICERAFEHSGKLHRHMRIHTGERPHKCTVCSKTFIQSGQLVIHMRTHTGEKPYVCKSCGKGFTCSKQLKVHNRTHTGEKPYACEICGKSFGYNHVLKLHLVAHYGEKVYKCTICNETFTSKKSMESHIKSHSESAVDVRGEDDVRSPGLAESSCASSTSDKENHNKDLEAEVIKIQTSVSSSVTRQSYEATSSQPHPNMRELVQYLYPRMERNMQHPPSSGLNPALLAAAAAEYEGRHITNWNDDRNHNTGLIQVIETTSLPVTEPPVYLIPDPLATIHRRQPSYNFTLPQPPEYMENQQVIINFPIEDKMTEEEIKIMSDLSRRESNDPLTPPSSNPVSPSPSSSPDPLDLAILPRDELTLPPRKRKINFKPEVMETSEPEVSAVRHSSVIQFARAS, from the exons ATGCACCATGACGTCACGGCGTCCCCTCCCTCCCCTCCCTGGCAGTCCCTCCTCTCCTCTCCCTCCCTGCTGGAGTTTCCACGTGCAGGGGAGTCATGGACCTGCCACCACCATTCAGTGCCTCTGTGGGTCTCCTCTAGTACTACCATGGCTGAAATTTGGGATAGGACGCATAAGGAGTGGATTAAAAATCTTAGGATTTTCTATAAACAGAAtg ATACAATCTGGAACCGAGTGTCTGAGATGGTGGGACTGGGATTGTTCAACCCGGATATGTCTCCAGTCACGGAGGACGGGCGACTACGAGAGTGCTTGCCGGTGGGATCTGACTGTACGCTCAGCCCTCTACTGCCCACGACGCAGACAGCTCCGGCAACCACCACCACGGTAGAGGAGTTGTCCGTCAAGAGAGTTGTCTGTAGTCCTGACCTCCCTGTGTTTACCATCACTCCAGCCGTCGAGGAGGCAGCCGTCGACTCTTCAACGTCTGTTCCTGAGAAAGTGTTTCAGTGTACATTCTGTAATAAGACTTTTGATCAAAAAAATACGTTCCAAAACCACCTTCGCTCTCACGGGAAGGAAGGAGAGGACCCTTATCAGTGTAACTTCTGTGGGAAAAGTTTTGCGGTGCCGGCTCGTTTGACTAGACACTACCGTACACACACCGGCGAGAAGCCCTATCAGTGTGAGTACTGCAAGAAGTCCTTTTCCGTGAAGGAGAACCTCAGTGTGCATCGGAGAATCCACACGAAGGAAAGACCTTACAAGTGCGATATCTGTGAGCGAGCGTTCGAACACAGTGGTAAGCTACACCGCCACATGCGTATACACACGGGTGAGCGTCCCCACAAGTGTACTGTCTGTTCCAAGACGTTCATCCAGAGCGGGCAGCTGGTAATCCACATGCGGACCCACACCGGAGAGAAACCGTACGTGTGTAAGTCATGTGGTAAGGGCTTCACCTGTTCCAAGCAGCTCAAGGTTCATAACAGGACCCACACAGGAGAAAAACCATACGCTTGTGAAATCTGTGGGAAGAGTTTCGGATACAATCACGTCCTGAAACTTCATCTCGTCGCTCATTACGGCGAGAAAGTATACAAGTGCACCATCTGTAACGAGACATTCACATCCAAAAAGTCAATGGAAAGTCACATCAAAAGTCATTCAGAATCGGCGGTCGATGTGAGAGGTGAAGATGATGTTAGATCTCCTGGACTAGCCGAGTCGTCGTGTGCATCATCGACCAGTGACAAAGAAAATCATAATAAAGACTTGGAGGCAGAAGTTATCAAAATACAAACATCGGTTTCCAGTTCGGTGACGAGACAGAGTTACGAGGCTACGTCCAGCCAACCTCATCCAAACATGCGTGAGCTCGTTCAGTATTTGTACCCACGCATGGAGCGCAATATGCAGCACCCACCTTCGTCCGGGCTGAATCCTGCACTCCTGGCTGCAGCCGCTGCTGAGTACGAGGGGAGACATATAACCAACTGGAACGATGACCGTAATCACAACACTGGACTGATCCAGGTGATAGAGACGACATCTCTTCCAGTTACCGAACCTCCGGTATACCTTATACCGGACCCCCTCGCTACGATTCATCGGAGGCAACCTTCCTACAACTTCACCCTCCCACAACCCCCTGAGTACATGGAAAACCAGcaagtaattataaatttccCTATTGAGGACAAAATGACGGAGGAGGAGATCAAAATTATGAGTGATCTATCTCGTCGTGAATCGAACGATCCTCTAACCCCTCCGAGCAGCAATCCCGTGAGTCCATCACCATCTTCTTCTCCCGACCCTCTGGACTTGGCCATACTCCCTCGAGATGAACTGACACTTCCCCCACGAAAACGGAAGATCAACTTCAAACCCGAAGTGATGGAGACTTCCGAACCCGAAGTGAGTGCTGTGCGACATAGCTCTGTCATCCAGTTCGCTCGGGCATCGTAA